One genomic region from Eptesicus fuscus isolate TK198812 chromosome 4, DD_ASM_mEF_20220401, whole genome shotgun sequence encodes:
- the LOC129148756 gene encoding LOW QUALITY PROTEIN: leucine-rich repeat-containing protein 37A2-like (The sequence of the model RefSeq protein was modified relative to this genomic sequence to represent the inferred CDS: inserted 2 bases in 2 codons; deleted 1 base in 1 codon), which produces MEEDDSASDCRESSFRRHSTYSSSPEFSVKNEALAQLPPRQEASTQSTVSSEPLKFLFDHHQGLQDQHHPYPALVQSSKSSALPPVPLPNIQTSRIHGKGRRQLPKSSMDVEVQPSHQKATDSRPDWDVDLGVLITSEPPKKIAPSATSKVSDHHAKSTKEEQPTSQQESPALSTSEADAKALKQTAAPPKHHEQTAAPPLKPEVTFPLPEPVQAQQPTFPLLELELPIIPEPTLEIGATALQQNAAPPKHPAVAFPLQEPVQAQWPTFPPVDLGLTITPDHTLGAVATALPLNPGVTFPLPEPVQAQQPTFPPLDLEFTITPESTLETGATALQQNAAPAKHPEVTLPPPETVQAQQPNFTPFDLELTITPEPTLEAEASLQQTDYTAPPKHPEVTPPPPETVQAQQPTFPPLDLELTITPEPTLEADATALQQTIAPPKHPEVTLQHPELVQVQQPTFSEVTATVLSFDLEVTITQQPESSETVPPMTEQNATMNIYELCSYNNGTLSCIGFGSNQRLHRVPVPEPSTYNGTFTVLNLQGNAISYIDKDTWKSYHLVEKLNLSGNXFELHKDSFEGQLSLQYLDLSCNKIEFIERNAFELLPLLQYIIPHNNPLMTLQDPYLFNLPALARLAQLVEHETLNLPALKYLYMGTTQVTFTTLDNILMMTPELEKLTLHNHLACCLCQFXKTVKLHCDTECLTNTPCDEELLIERPLMKVLQGRQNTSTELTIEPDRASSNKNSDTASSLMSLLMRLLTEQQEVKMSNAAEWDAEQWKNERMQAPGEQEEKESNELTKEVPGYENYKKVIIASPVIAVVAFFVCVVFCLIAICHSKEATKESSRGSLASVQQNKSVEY; this is translated from the exons atggaagaggaCGACTCGGCCAGTGACTGCAGGGAAAGCAGCTTCAGGAGGCACAGCACCTACAGCAGCTCTCCAGAATTCTCAGTGAAAAAC GAGGCTTTAGCTCAGCTTCCACCCCGACAAGAAGCCTCAACTCAGTCTACAGTGTCCTCTGAGCCATTGAAATTTTTGTTTGACCACCACCAAGGACTTCAAGATCAGCATCATCCCTATCCTGCATTAGTTCAATCATCAAAGAGCTCAGCTCTACCGCCCGTGCCTCTTCCCAATATACAAACTTCGCGAATCCATGGGAAGGGTCGACGTCAACTTCCAAAGTCTTCTATGGATGTTGAAGTTCAGCCTTCACATCAAAAGGCAACAGACTCACGTCCAGATTGGG ATGTGGACCTGGGGGTTTTGATAACTTCCGAGCCCCCTAAGAAGATTGCACCATCTGCTACTAGCAAGGTCTCTGATCATCATGCAAAGTCTACCAAAGAAGAACAACCTACATCCCAGCAGGAGTCCCCAGCTCTGTCTACTTCGGAGGCTGATGCTAAAGCCCTGAAGCAGACTGCAGCTCCTCCAAAGCACCATGAG CAGACTGCAGCTCCTCCACTAAAGCCTGAGGTGACATTTCCACTTCCAGAGCCCGTTCAGGCTCAGCAGCCAACCTTTCCACTGTTGGAACTGGAACTCCCCATCATTCCAGAACCTACTTTGGAGATTGGGGCTACAGCCCTGCAGCAGAATGCAGCTCCTCCAAAGCACCCTGCGGTGGCATTTCCACTTCAAGAACCTGTTCAGGCTCAGTGGCCAACCTTTCCACCTGTGGACCTGGGACTCACCATCACTCCTGACCATACTTTGGGGGCTGTTGCTACAGCTCTTCCACTAAACCCTGGGGTGACATTTCCACTTCCAGAGCCGGTTCAGGCTCAGCAGCCAACCTTTCCACCTTTGGACCTGGAGTTCACCATCACTCCAGAATCTACTTTGGAGACTGGTGCTACAGCCCTGCAGCAGAATGCAGCTCCTGCAAAGCACCCTGAGGTGACACTTCCACCACCAGAGACTGTGCAGGCTCAGCAACCAAACTTCACACCATTTGACCTGGAGCTCACCATCACTCCTGAACCGACTTTGGAGGCTGAGGCATCCCTGCAGCAGACTGACTATACAGCTCCTCCAAAGCACCCTGAGGTGACACCTCCACCACCAGAGACTGTGCAGGCTCAGCAACCAACCTTTCCACCTTTGGACCTGGAGCTCACCATCACTCCAGAACCCACTTTGGAGGCTGATGCTACAGCCCTGCAGCAGACCATTGCTCCTCCAAAGCACCCTGAGGTGACACTTCAACATCCAGAACTTGTTCAGGTTCAGCAGCCAACTTTTTCTGAAGTCACAGCCACAGTTCTATCGTTTGACCTGGAAGTTACAATAACTCAGCAACCAGAGTCATCAGAGACAGTTCCTCCAATGACTGAACAGAATGCCACCATGAACATATATGAGCTT TGTTCCTACAATAATGGGACACTGTCGTGTATTGGTTTTGGCTCAAACCAGAGGCTCCACAGAGTGCCAGTACCAGAGCCCAGCACCTACAATGGCACCTTCACCGTCTTAAACTTGCAGGGAAATGCTATTTCTTACATCGATAAAGATACATGGAAGTCATACCATTTGGTTGAGAAACTAAATCTCAGTGGAA AATTTGAATTACATAAAGATTCATTTGAAGGCCAGCTTTCCCTCCAGTATTTGGACTTGTCCtgcaataaaatagaatttattgaaAGGAATGCATTTGAATTATTACCTCTTTTACAATATATAATTCCCCATAATAATCCCCTGATGACTCTTCAAGATCCATATCTTTTTAATTTGCCAGCATTGGCCCGGCTagctcagttggtggagcatgAGACTCTTAATTTGCCAGCATTGAAATATTTATACATGGGAACAACACAAGTGACATTTACAACACTTGATAACATTCTCATGATGACTCCTGAATTAGAAAAACTTACCTTACATAACCATTtggcctgctgcctctgccaat AAAAGACAGTCAAACTGCATTGTGATACCGAATGTCTGACCAACACACCTTGTGATGAAGAACTCTTAATAGAAAGACCGCTCATGAAAGTATTACAAGGCCGGCAGAACACCAGCACTGAGCTGACAATTGAGCCAGACAGGGCATCCTCAAACAAAAATAGCGACACTGCCTCATCCCTTATGAGCCTTCTGATGAGACTGCTCACTGAGCAGCAGGAAGTAAAGATGTCCAACGCAGCAGAGTGGGATGCAGAACAATGGAAAAATGAGAGGATGCAAgcccctggggagcaggaagagaaggaATCAAATGAGTTGACAAAAGAAGTGCCAGGATATGAGAACTACAAGAAAGTCATCATAGCATCACCTGTGATTGCAGTAgtagctttttttgtgtgtgtagttttCTGTCTCATTGCGATTTGTCACAGTAAGGAGGCTACAAAAGAGAGCTCCAGGGGCTCTCTTGCAAGTGTCCAGCAGAACAAATCAGTAGAATACTAG